The Macadamia integrifolia cultivar HAES 741 unplaced genomic scaffold, SCU_Mint_v3 scaffold2517, whole genome shotgun sequence genomic sequence AGAGATTGAAATAGGATTTTGGGAGAACGGGAGCTTGAAGAGGGAAACagggccaagaggaagaggagaagcaGTAGTCTTGAAACACCTGGTGATTCTTCCAAAGGTGATTCAGAGGTCGTCCGAATCGGAGgagaaaccctaaattgaactaaaatatatatatatatatatatttttcaatcaCGTGAATTGGGGTCCCattattttctgaattttaaaaacaaaatttaagaaTACCTAAATGAATGGAGGAGTAAAAAATGGGACTAACCAGTAACATGGAAAAGGAGGGGTCATTTGGGTATTTTAAAATAtcatgggagagggagaggtagAAGTTTACTTTTTTAGGGGGgaatcagaaaataaaatttgagcaggggagtttgagtaaatatagggtGAGTATAGGGGAGTGAAAAATTTTCCCAATAAAATATCCAATAACAGATTCTGGTCACCTTACCAACAGGGTGCAAAATACCAACCCAAAAACAGAACACATGACACAATAGATGGCCATCgtaagagaaaaataagaactCAAATCAAGACGTCAAACATACCTCAAATCCTTGTCGGGTTTACCTTTCAAGTAGGGGAAGAAATCCCCACAGTTTGATAGAAATCCAACATTTAGATTTGCAGATATAATGTTTTCTCATAAATAGTAACTCTGAAATTTCAGATATTTGGAACTTGTAAGATGTACCGATCCAAAGGGTTGATGAATTTGGATGGCTATGTCAAGTAGTGAGATAAACCCCAAAACACGTTAATGATCCCATGGTTGGATCAAAAGCAAAGGCCAATATTTGGGTGCTAGAAATTACCCCCAAAACAGGGGTTCTGCAGGAAGtaaaaaaaccagaaattttCCGAAATCAGGGTGCCTCAATTGATAGTATATCAGAAAATCAGGAGTGCAGTAGGGTTTTAATCTCCATCAATGTTACTCATAACAGATTAATAAACCAGAAGTAATATATCAAGTAGGAAGAATACCCAAAAAGACAGGGTACCTCAAGGGGGCAGTATGGCAGCCAAAACAAGGGTACTTCAAGGCGTTGATCTCCTGTGATTGGAGTATCCTAACTGACCTAAACTCTTGAATAGTAAATGATAATCCCAAACTGAAAGGAAGTCTTCCTCTGTATGCAAATCATGTTCGGGCATCCTAAAGAGACCAAATAACTGAAAACGTTATCCAATTCGGATCTggaatttatattattttattcgTCTCTACAAGTAATAATATGATAATAAATGAAATAGTGCTGTTAAACTATCCCACTACTTGGATGGCGAGGTTCTTAGATAAGATAATGAAACTGAACTCTGAGCTGGCTCGGTTCATTCTGGACACTGGTGATGACCCAATTTGTCATGCCAGATTTGAACCGGACCAACTCAGGTCCTGCATTaatatactctttttttttctgaatagaATATCCTCTTTTCCTTATTGTTTGCAAGGGTATGAACTTCATGCTCTGTGTGCATGAACATATAACATTGACTTGCcatttttttgcttttccaTAGAATGGtgaaattttgaatatttttccaAGCCTACCTCCTGGTTTTTATCGCTGCATCACTTACTTTCCACTAAGTGATTGCTTAGGGACCTAAGCGTACAATCTGGGCTGTTTCCCTCTCGACTTTGGATCTTAGCACCCAAAAAGTCTCGCCTTTACCAATGATCTAGGCCTGTAGTTCTTTCCATTCATTGTACTGAGCAGCAGCTTTTCTTATATGCATTGTTTTGCATACTTCATTCTCTAAATTGTTCCATGAATTTCTGTATGCTTCATATTAGACTGTTGTGTGGTATATCTTCCTTTTATCTTTTAATCTACTCTGGTCAGGCATGTGCAATTTTCAGTGCTATCAAACTTCTCTTGTTGGCTTGAAGATGCCACTCAAAGCAGAAGCAAGGGTGCTTTGATATGTTTATAATCTTCTTAGTACCTCTTAGCATTTGGAAATCAAGGCTTATTTCTTTACATTGAAATTAGGGACCCCACTCTGATTTCTCTGGACCAACATCTGGAAGCACGGCTTGTGTTGCTATTATCCGAAACAATCAACTTCTTGTTGCAAATGCGGGTGATTCTCGGTGTGTAATCTCTAGGAAGGGGCAGGTAACTTCTTTTCCCTGAATGTTACTGTGTTTTAAATATCCAAAATGCAGGTTGTGTTTAAGGAAATGTTTGGTCATGCTGCTCCATATATATTGAATTTTTATAAGTGGTATTCTTTTGGATGGGAAGATAATATGAGGGAAAACTTGTTTGCATGGCCGCCCAAATTATTTTTTGTGACATCTTTTGGTGTTGTAATTTTGTGGACATGTTATTCAAATTATCATCTTTGGAAACTTTCAGGTCAATTTGTTTTTCCCAATTGGAGATATGATGGTTTGCAAGTTCATAAAAATAACTTTGAATGCTTTGGGCCAGTTTCAGTTCAACCGTTGGAGACAATTATAAAGTTCTGACGTGGTAGACATACCATAGAGATGAGatctgaaacttgacatgtggtTAATCCAAGTGGGAACCTTGCTATCCAATGGTCGGTTTGACTAAAAGGTTCCCTCCACGTGGCTTAATAAAAGCTTGACTGTGTAGAGAAGCCTCTCTACATGAGTCATGACCATGTGGGCAACTTTGGTTCGTAATATTAAAACATTTGGTATCAAGAAATTCTAAGATTTTTCAATCAGTAGCTGGAATTCCCTGCCATttaatgtattttatttttttatctgagTGTTAACCGCTGCTCTCACTACCTCTGGATGGTTAAGATAGGCATCATGGATGGACAAAGATGCCACCTGCCAATGAATTTGTTTTGGTTTATAGGCAGGTCACAATATGCAGTATTCCTTATGGGCCTTAATGTTTGGCCTTACTGTACATGATCTGAATAAAACATGTGCAATGTTTTTTTTGGAAGGTATTCACATCTAGGCAACACAGCTATAAGGCTCTCTTGTGTATAGTTTATGTTTCTATTTGTCTGACCTATTTTTTTTCATGCAGGCATTTGGTCTGGTTTATGGTCCTTGTTTCTCGCagataaagtaaaaaaataaacataaactCTTAAATAGCTTGAGACCTGTTTGTAATTTATTGTCAGAGATTGTTTATTTCTCTTTGTGCACTAGTTGTTAATCAGCACGTGCTTATAAGTTATAACAGCTTAAATCGAAGCGTATTTCGGTCATTCACATGATTCTTAAAAGAAATTGTTGGAAACCATTGCAACTGCTGCCCGAACACTTGAACACGACATCTCTCCTGTTGCCCTTGTCGGTGAGCTCTGCGGCAGCTCTTCAGACCTCCTCGCCTTTCCCTCTCCTTCCCCTGAATTCACTGCACTCCCTGCCACTCCCCTTGAACTCCATGACCCCCTCTGCTACTTCACCAATCTTTCTTGCCCCTGCCTTCCCCGcccctcccctcctctccccaccccaccccaccccctgaacttctcCGCACTTCCCGCCCTTCCCCAAACTCCCCAACTCCCTCCGCTCCCCTCTCTTCTTTCCCTGTGCTACAATATCACCTCTCCCTTCCCTATACTACAATATCATCACCCTCCCCTCCCTCGGTAATCCAAATTCCACTGCACCTCCCCTCCTCAAAACGACCCCTGCCCCCTGCAATATCTTCAACCCTCCCTCTTCTACAGAATCAGCAAGCAAACTCACCCTGCAACTGTACGTCTCggtctcctctctctctcttctgaaaATAGGAAATATCAAACCTATTTTTTCATTGTAGAAACTATTATGTCTATTTCTACTAGAGAACTTTTATTTAGAACATCtatttgtaataaatgaaatgtGAGGGGGGTGGATGtaataaaagcaaaagcaaaggggaggtggatgtaaattttcctttatttaatgttattttttccCCATAAAACTGTTTCTATAAATCATTTTGGACTGGGAGcgcaaccatagttgtcatggcaccaAGGCAAACTAAGGCGCTGGAGGGCTGTTTAaacgcttaggcgagaaggcgcccccCCTTCAGGCGTACAAGacaaccaagtgttattttttatttttcctattttctatcattatttAGTAAGCGGCATATACCTtgcatcataaaaaatcaatattaagccacatcaagtcattaaaaatcaatattcaactacatcaaatcataaaaaatcaacactaagtcacattaagtcataaaaaatcaacatttagagaaatactcttgttctataataaattttattggtcaaatgattttatttttacatgaaactttttgtattaggtataacagaaaaccagctttccaataggtctaagattacttaaatctgagttgtaataacAAAGTTAttttccggtcaaacttattttaaagtgcgtgaatgctgttaaaatcgtctgaatgaaaataattttatggatatcaaaataaaagattattttatcggacttttggtttttagtaatgttttaacttgataggatttataaaattttcataattgagaaaaaccccagcatttaaaagttgaaaatcgcccatATAACCAAATTCAAGTTTTTGTTCTCGgactgggggttgactttttatcctttttgaattttatttttaaactatttttattggattcaaataaggggtatttgcttatttatgaataatatcttaagtaaatgaaataacaaatataaaaatcatTTACTTTAAGAcaacataaataagtgccaaaacacaaggcaacatgcagtgcaataagagGTGATAGTcgcctaggtgacgccttgacaactatgagcgCAATTCACTTATTGAGTATTTCTACAACATATTATCCTTCAAGTGATGGCTCTGATGACAAGGGGCATGGAACACTGTCGAACATTTTGGATTTGACTTTTATTCTGCACAATATGTTTTCTGGTCTTACTATTATGGTCAATTATCGATAACATTTGGCTACTTAGCTCATGGATTATTGAATTAGGATTTACAAATCATTAACTCCACCATATGTAGCATTTTCATTTTGTGTTAAAATGTTGAAGATTTATGCCTTACCCCACCAAGCACAATTGCCTTCAACCCTGGCATTTGCCTTTCCAAACATTGACCATATTTGCTCAGCATTTGATGTGGCATTCCTTATGCAGGCATACAATTTATCAAGAGATCATAAACCTGACCTTGAGGTTGAGAAGGAAAGGATCTTAAAAGCTGGTGGTTTCATTCACGCAGGACGTGTCAATGGAAGTTTGAACTTAGCAAGAGCTATTGGTAATAAGAAGCATGACAATAGATTTAtaattactttccttttttttcccctttaaaaTGGAAGACAACGGTTTATTGTGCAGTTTGTGTTAAACTGTTGTTTGTTTGCTTGTCTGACACCTAGGATTCTATTGATTGCAGGTGATATGGAATTCAAGCAGAACAAATATTTGCCTGCTGAAAAGCAAATCGTCACTGCCAATCCAGACATAAATACTGTAAGTACCTTTGCCTCCTTCGCCTGGTGAATTTTTAGATCAGAATCCATTGGATACCGCCTGGGATTCCTCAagtcaaaataaattaaatatagATTTTTGTTATGCATAGTGTATGCCATACTTGAAAACTTCCACCTCTTTTCATTCTTCGAAAGGATGCGATAATTTAATAGCTGACTGCGTTAGGAAATAATTCCCTACTGTCTTGTTCTTAAATTATTGTTATGAAAAACCAAGATTCTTATGCTTGATTTTTTTCGACACGACTTGTTTTATAGAAATACTATAAGGAATGAGACCTTGATTTTCCACAGTCAAAACCGAGAATGAAGAAGAGCTTGACATTTCCATACCATGTTTGGATTTGTAGGATAGGATTCCAGTTTCAACTGATCTGGATCCAGGTTGGATGGGGCCGATTCAATTTGTTACAAGGCCAGGATtttgtatggtgcatcacctgaTCTAAGCTGGCTGAGATTAGGATCAGGTGGATCCAATGCATGATCCATTCACAATCCCTCGATCATGGACTGaagagtcaattttttttttgtgtgactAGGCTGGAATTTCCTTTACTGAAACCTCCCTGTTTATTGAAGTCGTTTCGTTTCAAATGCTGCAATTCATCTTATATATACATTTCATTTTCTATAACTAGGTTGAGCTTTGTGGGGATGATGATTTTATCGTGCTTGCATGTGATGGCATTTGGTAAGTTGCTcatctcttttattatttttctttatagtAAGAGTAATTCCTTTATTAATTATCTTGGGCTTTGTTGGCCATTTTGACCGAAATTTCGattgtttattcttggtttCGACATTGGCCAAATTGCAACCACCAGTGGCTCGACAGATGTACAATGTTTCAGTCAAAATTTTGGCAAAATACAGTACAATGTGTTATATAGAATGCCAAATTTTGCTTGAAATGGTTGAAATTGTGTAATGCTTTCCAATTTTATGGTTCTTTATTCCAACAgtatatttcaattattttgcTCAAATATTGTATGTTATGGGACTAAATTATGTGGAGAATTGACTACATAATACAGTAGCTTACGGTGTTCTCTAGCAACCTAGGGTCTGAAGCCTGActgccactttttttttttaattccagtCTAATGATTTAAAATGTGTAAACAATGCTTAAAAAGGCATTGCAAGAAGTTTCTGGATAAAATTCCATCATTTgggaaagaatcaaagaattatctgaattttatgaaatttgcttcctttttctccACAGAATGTGGTCTGTAGCTCCTGCAGATTGTTAAGGATTTGGAGCACAACAGGCTCTAGAACAACTGAAGCATATTGTCTTGTGTTCTTATGGTGTTTTCTTATGAATTTCATGATTATTTTCAATTACCTTTAGGCCCTGAATAGAGATAACAGTCAGTTACACATCTGGGATTTGGATCTCagctttcaaaattttctttattgATCAAAAGGTTCTTGTTGCCAGGGATTGCATGTCGAGCCAGCAACTAGTTGATTTTGTGCATGAACAACTGAAGATTGTAAGTGATCTAGACCTCTTTGATCTTCAGAACAACTTTGGTCAGTTTGTTTCACACGTATATCCATTCCCACCAATGTGTTTGTACAGGCTGCTTTTGAGTTGCAAGACACTTTCTTGAATGTACAATGTCTTTGAACTGTTAGTTGGGTAACATAATCATAGCTGTGGAGACCCATTCAAAAGTGTGATTTGGTACATCAATTGGTCACTTTCAAAGTGAGGCCTAATATATGCTTATTTCTGACATCAAGCATAATAAAATTTTGTAGGAAAGCAAGCTTTCAGTGGTTTGCGAAAGAGTATTGGACAGGTGCTTAGCACCATCAACGGCTGGTGGTGAGGGATGTGATAACATGACGATGATCCTGGTGCAGTTCAAGAAACCGAGTGTGTCCATAGCAGCACCCATGGCGGAAGAGTCATTGGCATCTGATCCTGCAGAAGCCAATCCAAAACCAGTTGAGACTGATTCAAAACCTGCAGATAATGAAGCAAATTAGAGATACATATAGTCAATAGATGGTTGGATCCTATTTTCAGGAGCTCTGATTGTTAGGGATTCTCCTTTGACTTGTAAGATTTGGATTCTCACAATATATCTGTAAATTTTGATGGCTTAGTATAAACTGAGTAAAGAATAGATTAGCAAGGTTTTGAGTGTGTACATGTGGTTGCCTATGGTTTGTGTAGCTCAACTACAGTAGAACTGTTGGGAATAAAAGTGTACAGATGCCTCTTAACCATCAACTTCTATGATAAATGGATTCTTAGCCAGAAAAAAGTTgtttaaaatattaatttacccttttttttctttttttcttttttctattttgggggggggggtggttagAGAGTATAATTGTTActaattagagaaaaagaagtaTTGTGTTTCTATTAAAAAGGATCTGTCATAACACTTTGATtaatgtgtgtatatatatatatatatatatatNNNNNNNNNNNNNNNNNNNNNNNNNNNNNNNNNNNNNNNNNNNNNNNNNNNNNNNNNNNNNNNNNNNNNNNNNNNNNNNNNNNNNNNNNNNNNNNNNNNNNNNNNNNNNNNNNNNNNNNNNNNNNNNNNNNNNNNNNNNNNNNNNNNNNNNNNNNNNNNNNNNNNNNNNNNNNNNNNNNNNNNNNNNNNNNNNNNNNNNNNNNNNNNNNNNNNNNNNNNNNNNNNNNNNNNNNNNNNNNNNNNNNNNNNNNNNNNNNNNNNNNNNNNNNNNNNNNNNNNNNNNNNNNNNNNNNNNNNNNNNNNNNNNNNNNNNNNNNNNNNNNNNNNNNNNNNNNNNNNNNNNNNNNNNNNNNNNNNNNNNNNNNNNNNNNNNNNNNNNNNNNNNNNNNNNNNNNNNNNNNNNNNNNNNNNNNNNNNNNNNNNNNNNNNNNNNNNNNNNNNNNNNNNNNNNNNNNNNNNNNNNNNNNNNNNNNNNNNNNNNNNNNNNNNNNNNNNNNNNNNNNNNNNNNNNNNNNNNNNNNNNNNNNNNNNNNNNNNNNNNNNNNNNNNNNNNNNNNNNNNNNNNNNNNNNNNNNNNNNNNNNNNNNNNNNNNNNNNNNNNNNNNNNNNNNNNNNNNNNNNNNNNNNNNNNNNNNNNNNNNNNNNNNNNNNNNNNNNNNNNNNNNNNNNNNNNNNNNNNNNNNNNNNNNNNNNNNNNNNNNNNNNNNN encodes the following:
- the LOC122066656 gene encoding probable protein phosphatase 2C 60 (The sequence of the model RefSeq protein was modified relative to this genomic sequence to represent the inferred CDS: added 444 bases not found in genome assembly), whose product is MGIYLSTPKTEKFSTDGENERLRYGLSSMQGWRATMEDAHAAYPDLDASTSFFGVYDGHGGKVVAKFCAKYLHHQVLKNEAYSAGDLGTSVQKAFFRMDEMMRGQRGWRELAVLGDKMNKFTGMIEGLIWSPRSGEVHEQLDDWAFEEGPHSDFSGPTSGSTACVAIIRNNQLLVANAGDSRCVISRKGQAYNLSRDHKPDLEVEKERILKAGGFIHAGRVNGSLNLARAIGDMEFKQNKYLPAEKQIVTANPDINTVELCGDDDFIVLACDGIWDCMSSQQLVDFVHEQLKIESKLSVVCERVLDRCLAPSTAGGEGCDNMTMILVQFKKPSVSIAAPMAEESLASDPAEANPKPVETDSKPADNEAN